One Rhea pennata isolate bPtePen1 chromosome 3, bPtePen1.pri, whole genome shotgun sequence DNA segment encodes these proteins:
- the FAM161A gene encoding protein FAM161A isoform X2, with protein MCDSNQEYYLKLEELKNAHLETMAKLESMYRNKLRLKGVQSLDKKDAASNIRYRSTWQKSSYQPLNLHRSFSESDLNDPVGSSISDESDRELVFEENDSETGSSSFAKQQIEKMWDGFSVEVYIPRTKHSLPGSPAFRTTRKNQKAWSPKVTVPKPFQMTIREARKKDQNVKSKSQLEMEKNLLKKQLEEEAECQKKFRANPVPASVFLPLYHEIVEQNEERRKSVKERSKLRLLASQKPFKFIEREKQKNEIRKMQLKDLSAPEKKTKLFKAKPVPKCVYSPAVNDKLKEEELYREIRIKMRAEELLRNSSLPSSRLAIKDINRKKKHKCIEPKETEHKPKIKSNVPDFEILHQKFQKQLLQQKQVKHITVCEPFDLRTPYIPSNKGKILKDIQEDEEKLKETRWPYASPRCKPQMRHSSANSLLLGSGDSKSPKITESTKRRLQAIRNSLEEKRKLEEEQKRNRTKQKQRAKKLQKIITTRAEANDPHQSLAQMSKSKLKTFRLSKNEVKENKLFEEAADSSPRSEQSCKEELEEEEEKRKAVRAFTQDNHSSEEEEEARASLRVHQLCHAGEAGASPHSDQCCKEEEAKMGRLLDSRCEEDKDEDEHLEGSSSQSDHIGEQEKQGQSDPEAQGAFRYDDEEYENDSEEKTSDDEGD; from the exons ATGTGCGATTCAAATCAAGAATATTACCTGAAGCTGGAAGAACTGAAGAATGCCCACTTGGAGACCATGGCGAAATTAGAAAGCATGTATCGGAATAAGCTACGCTTAAAAGGAGTACAATCCTTGGACAAGAAAGATGCTGCTTCTAATATACGTTATAG gtCAACCTGGCAGAAGAGCTCATACCAGCCTCTAAATTTGCACAGATCCTTTTCTGAGTCTGACTTAAATGATCCTGTAGGTTCAAGCATATCTGATGAGTCTGACAGAGAATtagtatttgaagaaaatgataGTGAAACTGGATCATCATCATTTGCTAAGCAACAGATTGAAAAAATGTGGGACGGGTTCTCTGTGGAAGTATATATCCCCCGCACCAAACACAGCTTACCAGGCTCACCAGCATTCAGAACAACGAGGAAGAATCAGAAGGCATGGTCCCCCAAAGTTACTGTGCCCAAGCCTTTCCAGATGACTATTAGAGAAGCTAGGAAAAAAGACCAGAATGTCAAATCAAAGTCACAgcttgaaatggaaaaaaacttaCTGAAGAAGCAACTAGAGGAAGAAGCAGAGTGTCAGAAGAAGTTCCGAGCCAACCCAGTGCCAGCATCCGTCTTCCTTCCACTCTACCATGAAATTGTGGAACAAAACGAAGAACGCAGAAAATCtgtgaaagagagaagcaaacTTAGGCTTTTGGCTTCTCAGAAGCCATTTAAATTCATtgaaagagagaagcaaaagaatgaaattaggaaaatgcaattaaaagaCCTTTCTGcacctgaaaagaaaacaaaactgttcaaAGCAAAACCAGTTCCTAAATGTGTTTACAGTCCAGCTGTTAATGACAAGTTAAAGGAGGAAGAGCTTTACAGAGAAATAAGGATCAAAATGAGAGCTGAGGAGCTGCTACGTAATTCATCTCTACCCAGCAGCAGACTGGCTATTAAAGACATCaatagaaagaagaaacacaagTGCATTGAACCAAAGGAAACAGAACATAAACCCAAAATCAAATCAAACGTTCCAGATTTTGAAATACTACAccaaaaatttcagaaacagcTCCTGCAACAAAAACAAGTGAAACATATTACAGTCTGTGAACCTTTTGATCTTCGTACTCCATATATTCCCTCAAACAAAGGGAAGATTTTGAAGGACATTCaagaggatgaagaaaaattgaaagaaacaCGCTGGCCATATGCCTCTCCGAGATGTAAACCTCAAATGAGGCATTCTAGTGCAAATTCACTTCTCTTAGGATCTGGAGATTCTAAATCACCAAAAATCACGGAATCCACCAAAAGACGGCTACAAGCCATAAG GAATTCActtgaggaaaagagaaaactggaagaagaacaaaaaaggaacagaacaaagcagaaacaaagagcgaaaaaactgcagaaaattatAACAACCCGGGCTGAAGCCAATGACCCACATCAGAGCCTAGCTCAGATGTCTaaatccaaattaaaaacattcag ACTCAGCAAGAATgaagtcaaagaaaataaattatttgaggAAGCAGCAGACAGCAGTCCCAGATCTGAGCAGTCCTGcaaggaggagctggaggaggaagaggagaaaagaaaagcagtcagAGCCTTCACCCAGGACAACCACtccagtgaggaggaggaggaggcaagaGCCAGTCTTCGTGTTCATCAGCTTTGCCATGCAGGCGAGGCCGGTGCCAGCCCCCACTCTGACCAGTGCTGCAAAGAAGAGGAAGCAAAGATGGGCCGGCTGCTTGACTCCCGCTGTGAGGAGGACAAGGATGAGGATGAGCATTTGGAAGGATCCAGCTCTCAGTCTGACCATATTGGTGAGCAGGAAAAACAGGGTCAGTCTGATCCTGAGGCTCAGGGTGCCTTCAGATACGATGATGAGGAATATGAAAAtgattcagaagagaaaaccaGTGATGATGAGGGTGACTGA
- the FAM161A gene encoding protein FAM161A isoform X1: MCDSNQEYYLKLEELKNAHLETMAKLESMYRNKLRLKGVQSLDKKDAASNIRYRSTWQKSSYQPLNLHRSFSESDLNDPVGSSISDESDRELVFEENDSETGSSSFAKQQIEKMWDGFSVEVYIPRTKHSLPGSPAFRTTRKNQKAWSPKVTVPKPFQMTIREARKKDQNVKSKSQLEMEKNLLKKQLEEEAECQKKFRANPVPASVFLPLYHEIVEQNEERRKSVKERSKLRLLASQKPFKFIEREKQKNEIRKMQLKDLSAPEKKTKLFKAKPVPKCVYSPAVNDKLKEEELYREIRIKMRAEELLRNSSLPSSRLAIKDINRKKKHKCIEPKETEHKPKIKSNVPDFEILHQKFQKQLLQQKQVKHITVCEPFDLRTPYIPSNKGKILKDIQEDEEKLKETRWPYASPRCKPQMRHSSANSLLLGSGDSKSPKITESTKRRLQAIRNSLEEKRKLEEEQKRNRTKQKQRAKKLQKIITTRAEANDPHQSLAQMSKSKLKTFRNYEKQRMQEYLQELQEMEERVNQRPLLLERAAQRNARIAAEKHYSNTLRELGICTEFVSKKGQTTSMLEQSNAKDFKTSIDTKNRLSKNEVKENKLFEEAADSSPRSEQSCKEELEEEEEKRKAVRAFTQDNHSSEEEEEARASLRVHQLCHAGEAGASPHSDQCCKEEEAKMGRLLDSRCEEDKDEDEHLEGSSSQSDHIGEQEKQGQSDPEAQGAFRYDDEEYENDSEEKTSDDEGD; this comes from the exons ATGTGCGATTCAAATCAAGAATATTACCTGAAGCTGGAAGAACTGAAGAATGCCCACTTGGAGACCATGGCGAAATTAGAAAGCATGTATCGGAATAAGCTACGCTTAAAAGGAGTACAATCCTTGGACAAGAAAGATGCTGCTTCTAATATACGTTATAG gtCAACCTGGCAGAAGAGCTCATACCAGCCTCTAAATTTGCACAGATCCTTTTCTGAGTCTGACTTAAATGATCCTGTAGGTTCAAGCATATCTGATGAGTCTGACAGAGAATtagtatttgaagaaaatgataGTGAAACTGGATCATCATCATTTGCTAAGCAACAGATTGAAAAAATGTGGGACGGGTTCTCTGTGGAAGTATATATCCCCCGCACCAAACACAGCTTACCAGGCTCACCAGCATTCAGAACAACGAGGAAGAATCAGAAGGCATGGTCCCCCAAAGTTACTGTGCCCAAGCCTTTCCAGATGACTATTAGAGAAGCTAGGAAAAAAGACCAGAATGTCAAATCAAAGTCACAgcttgaaatggaaaaaaacttaCTGAAGAAGCAACTAGAGGAAGAAGCAGAGTGTCAGAAGAAGTTCCGAGCCAACCCAGTGCCAGCATCCGTCTTCCTTCCACTCTACCATGAAATTGTGGAACAAAACGAAGAACGCAGAAAATCtgtgaaagagagaagcaaacTTAGGCTTTTGGCTTCTCAGAAGCCATTTAAATTCATtgaaagagagaagcaaaagaatgaaattaggaaaatgcaattaaaagaCCTTTCTGcacctgaaaagaaaacaaaactgttcaaAGCAAAACCAGTTCCTAAATGTGTTTACAGTCCAGCTGTTAATGACAAGTTAAAGGAGGAAGAGCTTTACAGAGAAATAAGGATCAAAATGAGAGCTGAGGAGCTGCTACGTAATTCATCTCTACCCAGCAGCAGACTGGCTATTAAAGACATCaatagaaagaagaaacacaagTGCATTGAACCAAAGGAAACAGAACATAAACCCAAAATCAAATCAAACGTTCCAGATTTTGAAATACTACAccaaaaatttcagaaacagcTCCTGCAACAAAAACAAGTGAAACATATTACAGTCTGTGAACCTTTTGATCTTCGTACTCCATATATTCCCTCAAACAAAGGGAAGATTTTGAAGGACATTCaagaggatgaagaaaaattgaaagaaacaCGCTGGCCATATGCCTCTCCGAGATGTAAACCTCAAATGAGGCATTCTAGTGCAAATTCACTTCTCTTAGGATCTGGAGATTCTAAATCACCAAAAATCACGGAATCCACCAAAAGACGGCTACAAGCCATAAG GAATTCActtgaggaaaagagaaaactggaagaagaacaaaaaaggaacagaacaaagcagaaacaaagagcgaaaaaactgcagaaaattatAACAACCCGGGCTGAAGCCAATGACCCACATCAGAGCCTAGCTCAGATGTCTaaatccaaattaaaaacattcag GAATTATGAGAAGCAGAGAATGCAAGAGTATTTGCAAGAATTGCAAGAAATGGAAGAACGAGTAAACCAAAGGCCATTGCTTTTGGAAAGAGCCGCTCAG aGAAATGCAAGAATAGCTGCAGAGAAGCATTATTCTAACACTCTGAGAGAACTTGGGATATGCACTGAGTTTGTGTCAAAGAAAGGGCAAACAACAAGCATGCTAGAACAGTCCAATGctaaagattttaaaacctCTATTGACACCAAAAACAG ACTCAGCAAGAATgaagtcaaagaaaataaattatttgaggAAGCAGCAGACAGCAGTCCCAGATCTGAGCAGTCCTGcaaggaggagctggaggaggaagaggagaaaagaaaagcagtcagAGCCTTCACCCAGGACAACCACtccagtgaggaggaggaggaggcaagaGCCAGTCTTCGTGTTCATCAGCTTTGCCATGCAGGCGAGGCCGGTGCCAGCCCCCACTCTGACCAGTGCTGCAAAGAAGAGGAAGCAAAGATGGGCCGGCTGCTTGACTCCCGCTGTGAGGAGGACAAGGATGAGGATGAGCATTTGGAAGGATCCAGCTCTCAGTCTGACCATATTGGTGAGCAGGAAAAACAGGGTCAGTCTGATCCTGAGGCTCAGGGTGCCTTCAGATACGATGATGAGGAATATGAAAAtgattcagaagagaaaaccaGTGATGATGAGGGTGACTGA